A section of the Mycolicibacterium anyangense genome encodes:
- a CDS encoding aldolase/citrate lyase family protein produces MNTWVSRITSGLPQYGLWAASGSSYITEICAGSGADWLLVDQEHVPNDVRSVLSQLQTLAAYPDVEVVVRPPAGDAVYIKQLLDIGVQNLIIPMVDTPEQAAHVVAATRYPPRGIRGVGSALARASRWNRVPDYLATADDGLSVTVQVESVEGLANLSQIASVDGVDAVFIGPADLAASLGRLGQPEHADVVNRIEGALAEIVAQGKPAGVNAFNRQIAERYLAAGATFVLVGADVALVARGAEAVVSQYKGAQ; encoded by the coding sequence ATCAACACCTGGGTCAGCCGAATCACCTCCGGACTGCCGCAGTACGGGCTGTGGGCGGCCTCCGGCAGCAGCTACATCACCGAAATCTGCGCCGGCTCAGGGGCCGACTGGTTACTGGTGGACCAGGAACACGTACCCAACGACGTGCGCAGTGTCTTGAGCCAGCTCCAGACGCTGGCCGCCTACCCCGACGTGGAAGTGGTCGTCCGGCCGCCGGCCGGCGACGCGGTGTACATCAAGCAGTTGCTCGACATCGGTGTGCAGAATCTGATCATCCCGATGGTCGACACCCCGGAGCAAGCCGCACACGTGGTCGCGGCAACACGCTATCCGCCTCGCGGTATCCGCGGCGTCGGTAGCGCGCTGGCGCGGGCATCCCGCTGGAATCGCGTTCCCGACTATCTGGCGACGGCGGACGACGGTCTTTCGGTAACAGTGCAGGTGGAATCCGTTGAGGGCCTGGCGAATCTCAGCCAGATCGCGTCGGTCGACGGAGTGGACGCAGTGTTCATCGGCCCCGCCGACCTCGCCGCCTCGTTGGGGCGACTCGGCCAGCCCGAGCACGCCGACGTGGTGAACCGCATCGAAGGGGCACTCGCAGAGATCGTCGCGCAGGGCAAGCCGGCAGGTGTGAACGCGTTCAACCGGCAAATCGCCGAACGGTACCTCGCCGCAGGTGCGACCTTCGTGCTGGTAGGTGCGGATGTCGCCCTGGTGGCTCGCGGCGCCGAAGCAGTTGTCTCGCAATACAAGGGAGCCCAATGA
- a CDS encoding Zn-ribbon domain-containing OB-fold protein, whose protein sequence is MKRTDIPVIDADSAPYWEGARNGQLLIAQCGDCDAVHHYPRPFCPHCSGEAIRPVAASGTGTLYTYSTVYANDLAPFAERLPYSVGIVELAEGPRLMTLIEGTPAAELYVGMPVHAVFRPVDETDSHSPYLTVFTPLKEIS, encoded by the coding sequence ATGAAACGTACTGACATCCCGGTCATCGATGCCGACAGCGCCCCGTACTGGGAGGGCGCCCGCAACGGCCAGCTGTTGATCGCCCAATGCGGTGACTGCGACGCTGTCCATCACTACCCTCGCCCCTTCTGTCCGCACTGCTCGGGTGAAGCGATCCGCCCGGTCGCCGCCAGCGGAACCGGCACCCTCTACACCTACTCGACGGTGTACGCCAACGATCTCGCGCCATTCGCCGAGCGGTTGCCCTATTCGGTGGGCATCGTCGAACTCGCCGAGGGTCCACGACTGATGACATTGATCGAAGGCACCCCGGCAGCCGAGCTGTACGTCGGCATGCCAGTCCATGCTGTCTTCCGCCCGGTCGACGAGACGGACTCGCACAGCCCCTACCTGACTGTATTCACCCCACTCAAGGAGATTTCATGA
- a CDS encoding class I adenylate-forming enzyme family protein, which translates to MTVLPDTFANTRMALQAAAHHHGDREAYVEPDARMTFVQWVSRAESAAAEFARLGVQKGDIVLLWLPSGIDYAVCYAGAAMIGAVTAGLNPRLGPTEIKAVIDQANPALIVADEQLAAITAGDTAVVSRSSLHELYRTKRQAPMVDVGRTDPVAVLFSSGTTGVPKGAVFDADNLAAGAHAAGVMSAPYDRRLTSTPFAHAGYMFKLWDQLLWGTTLVVPPAPWSAEGMAKVLVEERITVAGAVPTQWAKLLEVDGIDRNALKDLRLGVVASAPAAPELVANVADRIGVPLVVRYAMTECPTISGTEPGDPPEVQFHTVGRPAPGMQVRVRDGIVEVSGPCVMRGYWQRPELTASVLQNGWLRTGDIGGIRDDGNVVITGRSDDTYIRGGFNVQPAEVEQVLLAHPGVTDAVVVGHRTPVIGEIGVAFVAAGATPPSLAELRAWVSARLSDYKAPDRLVVVDEIPRTALLKPDRKELRRRLSAELATD; encoded by the coding sequence ATGACCGTGCTGCCGGATACCTTCGCCAACACCCGGATGGCGTTGCAGGCGGCCGCACACCACCACGGTGATCGCGAAGCCTACGTAGAGCCGGACGCACGAATGACGTTCGTGCAGTGGGTGAGTCGAGCGGAGTCAGCTGCAGCCGAGTTCGCCCGACTCGGCGTCCAAAAGGGTGACATCGTCCTGCTGTGGCTTCCGTCGGGCATCGACTACGCGGTCTGTTATGCCGGAGCCGCGATGATCGGCGCAGTGACGGCAGGTCTCAATCCCCGACTCGGCCCTACCGAGATCAAAGCCGTCATCGATCAAGCGAACCCCGCACTGATAGTCGCTGACGAGCAGCTGGCTGCGATCACGGCCGGGGATACCGCAGTGGTATCCCGGTCATCGCTGCACGAACTCTATCGGACCAAGCGCCAGGCGCCCATGGTTGACGTCGGCCGCACTGACCCGGTCGCGGTGTTGTTCAGCAGCGGGACAACGGGAGTCCCCAAGGGTGCGGTCTTCGATGCCGACAATCTGGCCGCCGGCGCACATGCCGCCGGTGTGATGAGCGCTCCCTACGACCGTCGACTGACATCCACACCGTTCGCGCACGCCGGCTACATGTTCAAGCTTTGGGACCAACTGCTCTGGGGTACCACGCTGGTGGTCCCGCCTGCCCCCTGGTCAGCAGAAGGCATGGCGAAAGTCCTCGTCGAGGAGCGCATCACCGTCGCCGGCGCGGTGCCGACTCAGTGGGCCAAGCTGCTCGAGGTCGACGGGATAGACCGCAACGCGTTGAAAGATCTGCGCCTCGGAGTGGTCGCCAGTGCGCCGGCTGCACCGGAACTCGTCGCGAATGTGGCCGACCGGATCGGCGTCCCGCTGGTGGTGCGTTATGCCATGACCGAGTGCCCGACGATCAGTGGCACTGAACCGGGTGACCCGCCAGAAGTGCAATTCCACACCGTCGGCAGGCCTGCGCCGGGCATGCAGGTGCGCGTCCGCGACGGCATCGTCGAGGTGAGTGGGCCCTGCGTCATGCGCGGGTATTGGCAACGTCCCGAACTCACCGCTTCCGTCCTGCAGAACGGGTGGCTGCGCACCGGCGACATAGGCGGGATCCGCGACGACGGCAACGTGGTCATCACCGGCCGCAGCGACGACACCTACATCCGTGGTGGGTTCAATGTCCAACCCGCCGAGGTGGAACAGGTGTTGTTGGCGCATCCCGGCGTCACCGACGCCGTTGTGGTCGGCCACCGAACTCCGGTGATCGGCGAGATCGGTGTTGCGTTCGTGGCCGCGGGCGCGACACCGCCGTCGCTGGCGGAACTGCGCGCCTGGGTATCGGCACGGCTGAGCGACTACAAAGCTCCCGACCGACTGGTCGTTGTCGACGAGATTCCCCGAACGGCCCTACTCAAGCCGGACCGCAAGGAACTGCGCCGGCGACTGTCCGCAGAACTCGCAACCGATTAG
- a CDS encoding acetyl-CoA acetyltransferase, with translation MTSIAIAGAALSDVGKVDDKSPYQLIAQASRRALAQAGLTFADVDGLASTGQGTLPPVDVGEYLGIRPKWVDSTAVGGATWEVMASHAVDAIAAGHAEVVLLTYGSTARADLRKGLRSAGINWGARGPLQWEAPYGHTLISKYAMAARRHMHEYGTTIEQLAEVAVSARFNAADNPEAYYRDPITIGDVLSGPMIADPFTKLHCCIRSDGGAAVVLVRGDRAKDLPSDPVWVLGSAEATSHMLTSQWEDMTVGPAAVSGPLAFQRAGIQPADVDVAEIYDAFTYMLLVTLEDLGFCAKGEGGPFVAEGSLRLGGRLPTNTDGGGLSACHPGQRGLFLLVEACRQLRGEAGPRQVPGAKIACVSGTGGWFCSSGTVILGAEEP, from the coding sequence ATGACCTCCATCGCAATCGCCGGCGCGGCGCTCTCCGACGTCGGCAAGGTCGACGACAAGAGCCCCTATCAGTTGATCGCGCAGGCGAGCCGGCGTGCACTGGCCCAGGCGGGCCTCACCTTCGCCGATGTCGACGGGCTAGCCTCAACCGGCCAAGGCACCCTGCCGCCGGTCGATGTCGGGGAATACCTGGGCATTCGACCCAAGTGGGTCGACTCGACCGCCGTCGGCGGCGCCACCTGGGAGGTGATGGCGTCCCACGCAGTCGACGCGATCGCCGCCGGCCACGCCGAGGTGGTCCTGCTCACCTACGGCTCGACCGCAAGGGCGGACCTTCGCAAGGGCCTCCGGTCCGCGGGTATCAACTGGGGTGCACGTGGTCCACTGCAATGGGAGGCGCCCTACGGGCACACGCTGATCTCGAAGTACGCGATGGCCGCCCGACGACACATGCACGAGTACGGCACGACGATCGAACAACTCGCCGAAGTTGCCGTGTCGGCACGATTCAATGCTGCCGACAACCCGGAGGCCTACTACCGGGATCCGATCACCATCGGCGACGTCCTTTCGGGACCGATGATCGCCGACCCGTTCACCAAGCTGCACTGCTGTATTCGCAGCGACGGTGGGGCCGCGGTCGTACTGGTGCGAGGTGACCGAGCCAAGGATCTTCCCTCCGATCCGGTGTGGGTTCTCGGCTCGGCCGAGGCCACTTCGCACATGTTGACTTCACAGTGGGAGGACATGACAGTGGGCCCCGCCGCGGTCAGCGGCCCATTGGCGTTCCAGCGAGCCGGGATTCAGCCCGCCGATGTCGACGTCGCCGAGATCTACGACGCGTTCACCTACATGCTGCTGGTGACGCTCGAGGATCTGGGCTTCTGCGCGAAGGGTGAAGGGGGTCCCTTTGTGGCGGAGGGCTCCTTGCGCCTCGGTGGGCGCCTCCCGACCAACACCGACGGAGGTGGGCTGTCGGCATGCCATCCCGGCCAGCGAGGCCTGTTCCTGTTGGTGGAGGCTTGCCGACAGCTGCGCGGTGAAGCCGGCCCTCGCCAGGTTCCTGGCGCCAAGATCGCCTGCGTGAGCGGAACCGGCGGCTGGTTCTGCTCCAGCGGCACCGTCATCCTCGGAGCAGAGGAGCCCTGA
- a CDS encoding NDMA-dependent alcohol dehydrogenase, with protein MQTQAAVLWERNSPWSIETVELDAPKPPEVLVELYASGICHSDDHVVTGDMPMRLPCIGGHEGAGVVKAVGDHVSWLQPGDHVVFSFVPSCGRCPSCSTGHQSLCDLGAKIYAGMQITDGTSRHHIGDHDLSLACSVGSFAHHTVVHEASCVKIDKTYPLDRACLLGCGFITGWGSAVYAADIRPGHTVVVAGFGGIGGAAVQGARLAGARTITVIEPSEEKRAAAVKLGATHTAADWSEAKTVVAEATWDRGADRFICAMGVGEGRLIADALAMTAKRGRLVVTNIHPMLEREIRANLMDLTLTEKQIVGSLYGSGNPRADIPKVLELSSSGQVDLDAMVTRTYPLEKVNDGFADLRAGANIRGVLLYPPAADSTAGVR; from the coding sequence ATGCAAACACAGGCCGCCGTGTTGTGGGAACGCAACAGCCCCTGGTCAATCGAGACAGTGGAACTCGACGCACCAAAACCACCCGAGGTTCTCGTCGAGTTGTACGCCTCCGGCATCTGCCACTCCGATGACCACGTTGTCACCGGCGACATGCCGATGCGATTGCCCTGCATCGGCGGACATGAGGGCGCAGGAGTGGTGAAGGCCGTCGGGGACCACGTCTCGTGGCTGCAGCCGGGAGACCACGTGGTGTTCAGCTTCGTTCCGTCATGCGGACGCTGCCCGTCGTGTTCCACCGGTCACCAGAGCCTGTGCGACCTCGGAGCGAAGATCTACGCCGGCATGCAGATCACTGACGGCACGTCACGGCATCACATCGGCGACCACGACCTATCGCTGGCCTGCTCAGTGGGGTCGTTTGCACACCACACCGTGGTACACGAAGCCAGCTGCGTGAAGATCGACAAGACCTATCCGCTGGATCGGGCCTGCCTGCTGGGATGCGGTTTCATCACCGGTTGGGGCTCAGCGGTTTACGCCGCCGACATCCGGCCGGGCCACACCGTGGTCGTCGCCGGATTCGGCGGGATCGGGGGGGCTGCCGTGCAGGGCGCCCGGCTCGCCGGCGCTCGCACGATCACGGTCATCGAACCGTCCGAGGAGAAGCGCGCGGCAGCCGTCAAGCTGGGCGCCACCCATACGGCGGCAGACTGGAGTGAGGCCAAAACCGTTGTCGCGGAGGCTACCTGGGACCGTGGCGCGGATCGCTTCATCTGCGCCATGGGCGTTGGAGAGGGCAGGCTCATCGCGGACGCACTCGCGATGACAGCCAAGCGCGGCAGGCTCGTCGTCACCAACATCCATCCGATGCTCGAGCGTGAGATCCGGGCGAATCTCATGGATCTGACCCTCACCGAGAAGCAGATTGTCGGTTCGCTGTACGGTTCAGGCAACCCGCGGGCCGACATTCCCAAGGTCCTGGAGCTGTCCAGCTCCGGCCAGGTCGACCTCGACGCCATGGTGACCCGCACCTACCCGCTCGAGAAGGTCAATGACGGCTTCGCTGATCTACGGGCTGGAGCCAACATTCGCGGAGTGCTGCTCTACCCGCCGGCCGCCGACTCCACGGCAGGCGTGCGATGA
- a CDS encoding FAS1-like dehydratase domain-containing protein produces the protein MMAEAEPAPVGAMGEPWELVVERGKIAEFAAAAQSDNAAYGGQQPVAPATFLTTAARWAPPGARVNVGFDRKRLLHGGQEYIFHGSIPSAGDVLIARERIAERYEKPGRRGGVMRFAVVVTEYRRPDGDLAAEARATFIETAKPA, from the coding sequence ATGATGGCAGAAGCTGAGCCGGCGCCTGTCGGCGCCATGGGAGAACCGTGGGAACTGGTGGTCGAGCGGGGCAAGATCGCGGAGTTCGCCGCCGCGGCGCAGTCCGACAACGCGGCGTACGGCGGGCAACAACCCGTCGCACCAGCCACCTTTCTCACCACCGCTGCGCGCTGGGCGCCGCCGGGCGCACGGGTCAACGTCGGGTTCGATCGGAAACGGCTGCTGCATGGCGGCCAGGAGTACATCTTTCACGGCTCGATACCGTCGGCCGGAGATGTGCTCATCGCGCGGGAGCGAATCGCTGAGCGGTATGAGAAGCCGGGTCGTCGGGGCGGGGTGATGCGGTTCGCCGTCGTGGTGACCGAGTATCGCCGGCCAGACGGGGACTTGGCGGCCGAGGCGCGGGCAACCTTCATCGAAACGGCCAAGCCCGCATGA
- a CDS encoding MaoC/PaaZ C-terminal domain-containing protein: MTGMVNHVKVGDEAAGRAFGPMTRQMFVRYAGASGDLNPMHYDDELARSAGYPSVFGQGMLSAALLSTFATDWLGAERLRRFSVRFREQVWPDDVLNCTGHVVSVQQQDDGQLVTVELVGTRQTGGVAVTAEADFHIVGIDASSGRQSTTTTV; this comes from the coding sequence ATGACCGGCATGGTGAACCATGTGAAGGTCGGTGACGAGGCCGCCGGGAGGGCATTCGGCCCGATGACGCGGCAGATGTTCGTCCGCTACGCAGGGGCGTCAGGCGATCTCAATCCGATGCACTACGACGACGAACTCGCCAGGTCCGCTGGATATCCGTCGGTCTTCGGGCAGGGCATGCTCAGCGCCGCGCTGTTGTCGACGTTCGCCACTGATTGGCTCGGCGCGGAAAGGCTCCGCCGGTTCAGTGTGCGATTCCGCGAGCAGGTCTGGCCCGACGACGTGCTGAACTGCACAGGGCACGTCGTCTCTGTTCAACAACAAGACGATGGGCAACTGGTGACGGTCGAACTGGTCGGAACACGCCAAACCGGCGGGGTTGCTGTTACCGCGGAGGCAGATTTCCACATCGTCGGCATCGACGCGTCATCGGGGCGGCAGAGCACGACGACGACCGTCTAG
- a CDS encoding TetR/AcrR family transcriptional regulator has product MTDPPITRRASYGPSSPDVGARGVHTRQRITDVSLRLFGELGYFDTSVDAIAKAADISRATLYQYFSGKDEIFLELLDDCGNAMMRVVRRIGPLGSDAVGVDNLNWWLGEWRWVFEKYETLFFQWTAIAAADVRARHRFQERLRSYHDRIAERLVSSGIEGVTPLVAAVVMTVLVHRLNLLMHSQFAYGREATPAIDALTVFLQLFLFPETPHEALASIGITPSVEASADSHRAPKRSSPSQQLASFDDRVEGLSKRAVKTVETLIASGLNQFRARGYRRTSVDDIIEAAGVARGTFYKYFSDKADLLAAATAQTHLAASHLAEQITDVDPCDSNAELQECLLRYIEFTDLYSGCIDAWEDATTDNEPVLAYGADSLALIDGAISAMLSRRPLRYPIDPTICALIVRALVTYLPHVGPGWGAPVHRKWFAELITVCIERGFYGSTMAMSEQSGPAVESTDSPSGKLDG; this is encoded by the coding sequence ATGACAGATCCACCCATTACCCGCCGGGCGAGCTACGGGCCGTCCAGTCCGGACGTCGGTGCCCGTGGTGTGCACACACGCCAGCGGATCACCGACGTCTCGCTGAGGCTTTTCGGCGAACTGGGGTACTTCGACACCTCGGTCGATGCGATCGCCAAGGCCGCCGACATCTCGCGGGCGACGCTCTACCAGTATTTCTCTGGCAAGGACGAGATATTCCTCGAGCTGCTCGATGACTGCGGAAACGCGATGATGCGGGTGGTGCGCAGAATCGGTCCTCTCGGTTCTGATGCAGTCGGGGTGGACAATCTCAATTGGTGGCTGGGCGAGTGGCGGTGGGTGTTCGAGAAGTACGAGACGCTCTTCTTCCAGTGGACCGCGATCGCCGCCGCTGACGTCCGAGCCCGGCACCGGTTCCAGGAGCGGTTGCGTAGCTACCACGACCGGATCGCGGAGCGGCTGGTGAGTTCGGGGATCGAGGGCGTGACCCCCCTGGTCGCCGCAGTGGTGATGACCGTGCTGGTGCACCGCCTCAACCTGCTGATGCACAGCCAATTCGCCTACGGACGCGAAGCGACGCCTGCCATCGATGCTCTGACTGTCTTCCTGCAGCTGTTCCTATTTCCGGAGACACCGCACGAGGCGCTGGCGAGTATCGGCATTACTCCGAGTGTTGAGGCGAGCGCCGATTCCCACCGCGCTCCCAAACGCTCGTCGCCCAGTCAGCAGCTGGCCTCGTTCGACGACCGTGTCGAAGGCTTGAGCAAGCGAGCCGTCAAGACCGTCGAAACACTCATCGCCTCGGGCCTCAACCAATTCCGTGCCAGAGGTTACCGGCGTACCAGCGTCGACGACATCATCGAAGCGGCCGGAGTCGCCCGCGGTACCTTCTACAAGTACTTCAGTGACAAGGCGGACTTGTTGGCCGCCGCTACCGCCCAAACGCACCTTGCGGCAAGTCATCTGGCCGAGCAGATTACCGATGTCGACCCCTGCGACTCAAACGCCGAATTGCAGGAATGCCTCTTGCGCTACATCGAGTTCACAGATCTGTACTCGGGATGTATCGACGCCTGGGAGGATGCGACCACTGATAACGAGCCCGTGCTGGCCTATGGCGCGGATTCGCTGGCGCTGATCGACGGTGCCATTTCCGCCATGCTGAGTCGACGGCCACTCCGCTATCCGATCGACCCGACGATTTGTGCGCTGATCGTGCGTGCGCTCGTGACGTATCTGCCCCATGTGGGTCCTGGTTGGGGTGCGCCCGTTCACCGAAAGTGGTTCGCCGAGCTGATCACGGTGTGCATCGAGCGCGGCTTCTACGGGTCCACGATGGCGATGTCCGAACAGAGCGGGCCCGCAGTCGAGTCTACCGATTCGCCATCGGGCAAACTCGACGGCTGA
- a CDS encoding SDR family NAD(P)-dependent oxidoreductase: MTGLLTGKVAMVTGAGHGIGRGHALELAKHGATVIVNDLGTSLSGEGSGKVADEVVQIIESRGGRAVSDFTDVGDEAQVEQAVERAYSELGRLDIVVNNAGIVRDRAIWNMSADDFDLVMRVHVRGSWLTSRAVARKWRAESKAADAKVFGRIINTTSGAGLHGHFGQTNYSAAKAAIVGLTLTLSLELASIGATVNAISPGGRTRMSASMPGAAAPIEPDERGDDEFDPKDPSLGSPVVAWLASEESGYISGQIIRALGEDLQLLKGWHAAASVSNHQKRWEAERLGGIFATELFGSRNTGLRLGG; encoded by the coding sequence ATGACTGGACTACTCACCGGCAAGGTCGCCATGGTCACGGGTGCCGGCCACGGCATCGGCCGAGGCCACGCGCTCGAACTGGCCAAGCACGGGGCCACGGTGATCGTCAACGACCTGGGCACCAGCCTGTCCGGTGAGGGTTCGGGCAAGGTGGCCGACGAGGTAGTGCAGATCATCGAAAGCCGTGGCGGAAGGGCAGTCTCAGACTTCACCGACGTCGGTGACGAGGCTCAGGTCGAGCAGGCGGTCGAGCGGGCCTACTCGGAGCTGGGGCGCTTGGACATCGTCGTGAACAACGCGGGCATCGTCCGCGACCGGGCCATCTGGAATATGTCAGCCGATGATTTCGACCTAGTGATGCGCGTGCACGTGCGAGGCAGCTGGCTGACCTCACGCGCGGTCGCCCGAAAATGGAGAGCGGAATCCAAAGCGGCCGACGCCAAGGTTTTCGGCAGGATCATCAACACGACTTCCGGTGCCGGATTGCACGGTCATTTCGGCCAGACGAACTACAGCGCCGCCAAGGCTGCCATCGTTGGGCTGACTCTCACCCTCAGCCTCGAACTCGCGTCCATCGGGGCAACGGTGAACGCCATCAGCCCGGGTGGACGAACGCGGATGTCGGCATCCATGCCGGGCGCGGCCGCACCGATCGAGCCGGATGAACGCGGCGACGATGAATTCGATCCGAAGGATCCCTCCCTGGGTTCACCGGTGGTGGCCTGGCTGGCAAGCGAGGAGTCCGGCTACATCAGCGGACAGATCATCCGTGCACTCGGTGAAGATCTCCAGCTGCTCAAGGGCTGGCATGCCGCCGCGTCGGTGTCGAATCACCAGAAGCGTTGGGAAGCAGAACGGTTGGGTGGAATCTTTGCCACCGAGCTGTTCGGCTCACGCAACACAGGTTTGCGTCTGGGCGGCTGA
- a CDS encoding 3-carboxyethylcatechol 2,3-dioxygenase: MTSIPNRLVVCASHSPGKERDVTEQFGTEFRSGLRSAAAIVEEFDPELVVLFGGDHRRAFRHVVPTFGVALSASITEHGSRPTGDVTVPGGQSRSLAEYLLARDFDIAVCRDIGLDHAFAQPLYDLLGGIDIKPVIPIAVNCATAPLPTAARVAQFGSAVGGYLDTLDERVLVIGTGGLSHSPPSLEVDAYEISDDVRARLISEGMAEARTKIRPDWDRQVLAAFADADQPALLKLVDNAHAAAGAGANEVRTWLAAAAAGGSHPLHPVVYQPVPEWITGMAVAVSH; the protein is encoded by the coding sequence ATGACGTCAATCCCCAACCGTCTCGTGGTGTGCGCCAGTCACAGCCCGGGCAAGGAACGAGATGTGACTGAGCAGTTCGGTACCGAATTCCGATCAGGATTGCGCAGCGCGGCTGCCATCGTCGAGGAGTTCGACCCCGAACTGGTGGTTCTTTTCGGTGGCGATCACCGTCGCGCATTCCGCCATGTCGTGCCCACATTCGGGGTGGCTCTGTCCGCATCGATCACCGAACACGGCTCTCGCCCCACCGGCGACGTGACCGTCCCCGGTGGCCAGTCCCGTTCCCTGGCCGAGTATCTCCTCGCCCGGGATTTCGACATTGCGGTCTGCCGGGATATCGGACTGGATCATGCATTCGCCCAGCCGCTGTACGACCTGCTGGGTGGCATCGACATCAAGCCGGTGATCCCCATTGCGGTCAACTGCGCGACAGCTCCCCTGCCCACGGCGGCACGAGTCGCCCAATTCGGTTCAGCTGTCGGCGGGTATCTCGACACCCTCGATGAGAGAGTCCTGGTCATCGGAACGGGGGGGCTGTCCCACTCGCCCCCGAGTTTGGAGGTGGACGCCTACGAGATCAGCGACGACGTGCGCGCGCGGCTCATTTCGGAGGGAATGGCCGAGGCCCGCACGAAGATCCGGCCCGACTGGGATCGGCAGGTGCTTGCGGCGTTCGCCGATGCCGATCAGCCGGCATTACTGAAGCTGGTAGACAATGCGCATGCAGCCGCCGGCGCTGGGGCCAATGAAGTGCGAACCTGGCTGGCAGCAGCAGCCGCTGGAGGTAGCCATCCACTGCATCCGGTTGTCTACCAACCTGTTCCAGAATGGATCACCGGCATGGCGGTGGCCGTCTCACACTGA
- a CDS encoding enoyl-CoA hydratase/isomerase family protein has product MNAVVHGVSGGVMTITLDRPDAANALRPADRDELIALFTAAHNDDEVRVVVLRANGKHFCAGADVASLADRRQRVEKRVLDPMRRIMSGAQQLVASVLDCSKPVIVVVQGAATGIGAHLAYAADLVIATDNAYFAESFIKRGLVVDGGGCYLLPRRIGVQKAKEMMFFGAKLSAQEALTLGLANRVVSADELDEAVHTFADELACAPTSAISLIKRLLNDSLDTDRNGAFVTEAMAQEIQSYSHDSGEGVRAFVEKRPTNFAGH; this is encoded by the coding sequence ATGAACGCTGTCGTGCACGGTGTCAGCGGCGGGGTCATGACCATCACCCTCGACCGTCCCGATGCGGCCAACGCGCTGCGGCCTGCGGACCGGGACGAATTGATCGCATTGTTCACCGCCGCGCACAACGACGATGAAGTACGTGTCGTCGTCTTGCGGGCCAACGGCAAGCACTTCTGTGCGGGCGCCGATGTAGCCTCGTTGGCAGATCGACGGCAGCGGGTCGAGAAAAGAGTTCTCGACCCGATGCGCAGGATCATGAGTGGCGCACAGCAACTGGTTGCCAGTGTCCTGGACTGCTCCAAGCCGGTGATCGTCGTTGTCCAGGGTGCCGCCACCGGCATCGGAGCACACCTCGCCTATGCCGCCGATCTGGTGATCGCTACCGACAACGCTTATTTTGCCGAGTCTTTCATCAAACGCGGGCTGGTCGTCGACGGCGGGGGCTGCTACTTGTTGCCGCGACGTATCGGCGTGCAAAAGGCCAAGGAGATGATGTTCTTCGGCGCGAAGCTGTCCGCTCAGGAAGCCCTCACGCTCGGCTTGGCCAACAGGGTCGTGAGCGCCGACGAACTCGACGAAGCCGTCCACACCTTCGCCGATGAGCTAGCCTGCGCACCAACGAGCGCGATCTCGCTCATCAAGCGCCTACTCAACGATTCCCTGGACACCGACCGAAACGGCGCGTTCGTCACCGAAGCGATGGCGCAAGAGATCCAGTCCTATTCACACGACTCCGGCGAGGGTGTTCGCGCTTTCGTCGAGAAGCGACCGACGAATTTTGCGGGTCACTGA